A window of the Cannabis sativa cultivar Pink pepper isolate KNU-18-1 chromosome X, ASM2916894v1, whole genome shotgun sequence genome harbors these coding sequences:
- the LOC115711935 gene encoding uncharacterized protein LOC115711935: MGACLSFSISSSESVHYYEDTNKANIISINGDLRQYPTPVIVAHVLDAEASSSSSSSSDLFICNSDALYFDQQIPAMELQEHLHPNQIYFVLHKSRTEQPLSASDMATLALKATQALDLNKNSSSSSSSTKRHRRRHRRRKYSRITHHDGTTTTSSDDEISKETTETAIQFDQDYYLTIAPSKKKMMTKEPLGISRTGSVRRLQRLTSKRAKMAVRSFRLKLTTIYEGGF, from the exons ATGGGTGCTTGCTTAAGCTTCTCAATCTCATCCTCCGAATCAGTTCATTATTACGAAGACACCAACAAAGCCAACATCATCTCCATCAATGGGGATTTACGCCAATACCCAACTCCAGTTATAGTCGCCCATGTCCTTGATGCTGAAgcctcttcttcatcttcatcttcttctgatCTCTTCATCTGTAACTCGGACGCTCTATACTTCGACCAGCAAATTCCAGCGATGGAATTGCAAGAACACCTTCACCCAAACCAAATCTATTTCGTTCTCCACAAATCAAGAACAGAACAACCACTCTCTGCCTCTGATATGGCCACACTCGCTCTTAAAGCCACTCAAGCATTAGATCTTAATAAaaattcatcatcatcttcatcctcCACCAAGCGCCACCGCCGCCGCCACCGCCGACGTAAGTATTCTCGCATTACGCATCATGACGGTACTACTACTACTTCATCAGATGATGAAATTAGCAAGGAAACGACGGAGACCGCGATCCAGTTCGATCAGGACTATTACTTGACCATAGCACCttcgaagaagaagatgatgacgaAAGAACCGTTGGGGATATCCAGAACGGGATCCGTTAGAAGGTTGCAGAGATTGACTTCTAAAAGAGCCAAGATGGCTGTTCGTTCTTTTCGGCTCAAACTCACAACCATCTATGAAG GTGGGTTTTAG